In one window of Gemmatimonadales bacterium DNA:
- a CDS encoding SPFH domain-containing protein, whose protein sequence is MIRESKYKAASGLFFLVLILAAAAFGLLLVTRGAATDRPLMALPGFALLFLAAVSLGGLFVVNPNEGRVLTLFGKYVGTVKVPGLWWVNPFMAKKKVSLRIRNFETAKLKVNDANSNPIEIAAVVVWKVVDTAEAMFEVDDYENYVKVQSESAVRTLATAYPYDAHTEGEEALSTHTAEVSKQLNTEVQERLGKAGVEVTETRISHLAYSPEIASAMLQRQQASAIIAARQKIVEGAVGMVETALEMLSSKKILELDAERKANMVSNLLVVLCSERGTQPVVNSGSLY, encoded by the coding sequence GTGATTCGCGAATCCAAATACAAGGCCGCCAGTGGCCTGTTCTTCCTGGTTCTCATCCTGGCCGCCGCCGCCTTCGGCCTGTTGCTCGTCACGCGTGGCGCGGCAACCGACAGACCCCTGATGGCGCTGCCCGGCTTTGCGCTCCTCTTTCTGGCGGCGGTCAGCCTCGGCGGGCTGTTCGTCGTCAACCCCAACGAGGGGCGCGTCCTGACCCTCTTCGGCAAGTACGTCGGCACCGTGAAAGTGCCGGGCCTCTGGTGGGTGAATCCCTTCATGGCCAAGAAGAAGGTGTCACTCCGCATCCGGAACTTCGAGACGGCCAAGCTGAAGGTCAATGACGCCAACAGCAACCCGATCGAGATTGCCGCGGTAGTCGTCTGGAAAGTGGTGGACACCGCCGAGGCGATGTTCGAGGTGGACGACTACGAGAACTACGTGAAGGTGCAGAGCGAGTCGGCCGTCCGCACCCTGGCCACCGCCTATCCCTACGATGCCCACACCGAGGGGGAGGAGGCGCTCAGCACCCACACCGCCGAGGTGTCAAAGCAGCTCAACACGGAGGTGCAGGAGCGGCTCGGCAAGGCCGGTGTCGAGGTGACCGAAACCCGGATCAGCCATCTGGCCTACTCACCGGAAATCGCCTCGGCCATGCTGCAGCGCCAGCAGGCCAGCGCCATCATCGCCGCGCGGCAGAAGATTGTGGAGGGCGCGGTCGGGATGGTGGAGACCGCGCTGGAGATGCTTTCCAGCAAGAAGATCCTCGAGCTGGACGCCGAGCGGAAGGCGAACATGGTCAGCAACCTGCTCGTGGTGCTCTGCTCCGAACGAGGCACGCAGCCCGTCGTGAACTCCGGCTCGCTTTACTGA
- a CDS encoding tryptophan 2,3-dioxygenase family protein, whose product MTPPSKPLTYATYLKVDELLALQQPLSDGPEHDEMLFIVIHQVYELWFKQLLHELGRLHRLLEAGEGLGALGTLKRILTILKVLVSQIDVLETMTPLEFLSFRDRLESGSGFQSFQFREFEFALGHKQRSALERYPEGSAHRQLLERRFAASTLWDGFLGYLSQEGAAIPAEALTRDVTQPVTPSAGVQDVLVSVYRTGGLPAQVCERLVDLDEGVQEWRYRHVKMVQRTIGTKRGTGGSDGAEYLMRTLNHPLFPDLWAIRADL is encoded by the coding sequence TTGACCCCTCCGTCCAAGCCGCTTACGTATGCCACCTACCTGAAGGTGGACGAACTCCTGGCGCTGCAGCAGCCGCTGAGTGACGGGCCCGAACACGATGAGATGCTCTTCATCGTCATTCACCAGGTCTACGAGCTCTGGTTCAAGCAGCTCCTCCATGAACTCGGTCGCCTGCACCGCCTCCTCGAGGCCGGCGAGGGGCTGGGGGCCCTGGGCACGCTGAAGCGCATCCTGACCATTCTGAAGGTGCTCGTCTCCCAGATCGACGTGCTGGAGACGATGACGCCGCTCGAGTTCCTCTCCTTCCGGGACCGGCTCGAGTCGGGCAGCGGCTTCCAGTCGTTCCAGTTTCGCGAGTTCGAGTTTGCGCTGGGACACAAGCAGCGCAGCGCGCTGGAGCGCTACCCGGAAGGATCCGCGCACCGGCAGCTTCTCGAGCGGCGGTTCGCCGCCTCGACGCTCTGGGATGGATTCCTCGGCTACCTCTCCCAGGAGGGCGCGGCCATTCCCGCCGAGGCGCTGACGCGGGACGTGACCCAGCCGGTCACGCCCTCGGCCGGCGTGCAGGACGTGCTGGTCTCGGTCTACCGGACCGGCGGCCTGCCGGCGCAGGTCTGCGAGCGGCTGGTGGACCTGGACGAAGGGGTCCAGGAATGGCGGTACCGCCACGTGAAAATGGTGCAGCGCACCATCGGGACGAAGCGCGGCACGGGAGGGTCCGACGGGGCCGAGTACCTGATGCGGACGCTGAACCATCCGCTGTTCCCGGATCTTTGGGCTATTCGGGCGGATCTGTAG
- the ada gene encoding bifunctional DNA-binding transcriptional regulator/O6-methylguanine-DNA methyltransferase Ada: MIKSPSAKAPPGETDRWAAVLDRDARADGQFVYAVRTTGIYCRPSCGSRRPKRENVVFCDSPLGARAAGFRACLRCKPDEAEFGTGPRSGNEAVRRALAYIEGRAGEVPPLAELARASGLSPAHLQRNFSRLVGVSPRAYAQALRRERLKAGLRQGRAVSRAGWDAGYGSSRQLYEQGADALGMPPASYRAGGAGVTLRYTVAESVAGPLLLAATERGLCAAWFGQDDGALARELAGEFPSAELVRDDGALAPLATAVLRHLAEGAPLARIPLDIGGSPFGRLVWNQLRQIPYGETRTYGEVAAAIGRPGAARAVGTACAANPVALVIPCHRVVRADGTGGGYRWGEDRKRALLAREARGEMP; this comes from the coding sequence ATGATCAAGTCACCCAGTGCCAAGGCTCCCCCGGGCGAGACGGACCGGTGGGCGGCCGTGCTCGACCGCGATGCGCGGGCCGATGGCCAGTTCGTCTATGCCGTGCGCACCACCGGGATCTACTGCCGGCCCTCCTGCGGATCCCGACGCCCAAAGCGTGAGAACGTAGTGTTTTGCGACTCGCCGCTCGGGGCGCGGGCAGCTGGATTCCGAGCCTGCCTGCGCTGCAAACCCGATGAGGCGGAATTCGGTACCGGGCCCCGTTCGGGAAATGAGGCGGTCCGGCGGGCGCTGGCCTATATTGAGGGCCGCGCTGGAGAGGTCCCTCCCCTCGCGGAGCTGGCCCGGGCCTCGGGCTTGAGTCCGGCGCACCTGCAACGCAACTTCTCCCGGCTGGTCGGGGTCAGCCCCCGGGCGTATGCACAGGCCCTTCGCCGTGAACGCCTCAAGGCGGGGCTCCGGCAGGGCCGTGCGGTGAGCCGCGCCGGGTGGGACGCCGGCTATGGGTCCAGTCGGCAGCTGTATGAGCAGGGCGCCGATGCGCTAGGTATGCCGCCAGCATCGTATCGCGCGGGTGGGGCCGGGGTTACGCTCCGGTACACCGTGGCAGAATCGGTGGCGGGGCCGCTCCTGCTTGCCGCCACCGAGCGGGGACTCTGCGCGGCCTGGTTTGGGCAGGACGATGGTGCACTCGCCCGCGAACTGGCCGGGGAGTTTCCAAGCGCGGAACTGGTGCGGGATGACGGCGCCCTGGCTCCACTGGCCACCGCGGTTCTCCGGCACCTGGCCGAGGGAGCGCCACTCGCGCGGATCCCGCTGGATATCGGCGGAAGCCCCTTTGGGCGGTTGGTCTGGAACCAGTTGCGGCAGATCCCGTACGGGGAAACCCGCACCTATGGCGAGGTGGCAGCGGCCATTGGGCGGCCCGGCGCAGCCCGGGCCGTCGGAACCGCCTGTGCAGCAAATCCGGTGGCGCTCGTCATCCCTTGTCACCGGGTGGTGCGTGCCGATGGGACGGGTGGGGGATATCGGTGGGGGGAGGATCGAAAGCGGGCTCTGCTTGCGCGCGAGGCGCGGGGTGAGATGCCGTGA
- a CDS encoding glutamine synthetase III gives MTAPIDRIDSIYGKDVFSRRVMRQRLPKEIYKSLIRTIDAGEQLDAQVADVVAATMKDWAIENGATHFTHWFQPLTGLTAEKHDSLVSPDGSGGVIFNFSGAELVQGEPDASSFPSGGLRATFEARGYTAWDPTSPAFLVRGENNVTLCIPTAFVSWTGEALDTKIPLLRSMEALSKQALRILKLFGTDAGVTRVATTVGPEQEYFLVDRELYFQRPDLMTCERTLFGARPPKGQQLEDHYFGTIPSRVLAFMSDAELELYRLGVPVKTRHNEVAPGQYEIAPLFEVSHIASDHQMLLMETLKRVAQRHGLAALLHEKPFAGVNGSGKHNNWSMATDTGVNLLDPQDETHTNLQFVVFLVAVIRAVDVHADLLRACIASAANDHRLGANEAPPAIISMFLGDMLSDILSQVEQGVPKRTLKGGMIDLGARSLPQLPRHSGDRNRTSPFAFTGNKFEFRAVGSSQSIAWPNTVLNTIVAESLDYVAGELEKAVGDKPTAAKVESAAMGLLKKLLKEHKRVIFDGDNYTPEWHAEAEKRGLPMLKDSVESFQALSAKKNYDMFKKYGVLTKAELDSRTHIAIEKYIKQITIEAETMVSMARTMILPAALAHQSLMADAVASTEAAGVEDADSRTALQTFVGAVSRLRKATVALDKVAQAHADSPMKHAQQIKAKVIPAMEELRLVADELQLHVADEFWPVPTYRELLFLK, from the coding sequence GTGACCGCCCCCATCGACCGCATCGACAGCATCTACGGCAAGGACGTCTTTTCCCGGCGCGTGATGCGCCAGCGCCTCCCGAAAGAGATCTACAAGAGCCTCATCCGGACCATCGACGCCGGGGAGCAGCTCGACGCCCAGGTGGCCGACGTGGTGGCCGCCACCATGAAGGACTGGGCCATCGAGAACGGCGCCACCCACTTCACCCACTGGTTCCAGCCGCTCACCGGCCTCACCGCCGAGAAGCACGACTCGCTGGTGAGCCCCGACGGATCCGGCGGGGTCATCTTCAACTTTTCCGGCGCCGAGCTGGTGCAGGGCGAGCCGGACGCCTCGAGTTTCCCCTCCGGCGGCCTCCGCGCCACCTTCGAGGCCCGCGGCTACACGGCGTGGGATCCGACCAGCCCCGCCTTCCTGGTGCGGGGCGAGAACAACGTGACGCTCTGCATTCCCACGGCCTTCGTGTCGTGGACCGGCGAGGCGCTCGACACCAAGATCCCCCTCCTCCGTTCGATGGAGGCGCTGAGCAAGCAGGCGCTGCGGATCCTCAAGCTCTTCGGCACCGACGCCGGCGTCACCCGCGTGGCCACGACGGTCGGTCCGGAGCAGGAGTACTTTCTGGTGGACCGGGAGCTCTACTTCCAGCGCCCCGACCTCATGACCTGCGAGCGGACCCTCTTCGGCGCCCGTCCCCCCAAGGGGCAGCAGCTCGAGGACCATTACTTCGGCACCATTCCGAGCCGGGTGCTGGCCTTCATGTCCGACGCCGAGCTCGAACTCTACCGCCTCGGCGTGCCGGTCAAGACCCGCCACAACGAAGTGGCGCCGGGCCAGTATGAAATCGCGCCGCTCTTCGAGGTCAGCCACATCGCGAGCGACCACCAGATGCTGCTCATGGAGACCCTCAAGCGCGTGGCCCAGCGGCACGGCCTGGCGGCGCTCCTGCACGAGAAGCCCTTTGCCGGGGTCAACGGCAGCGGCAAGCACAACAACTGGTCGATGGCCACCGACACCGGCGTCAACCTCCTCGATCCGCAGGACGAGACGCACACCAACCTGCAGTTCGTCGTGTTCCTGGTGGCCGTGATCCGCGCGGTGGACGTGCACGCCGACCTGCTCCGGGCCTGCATTGCCAGCGCGGCCAACGACCACCGCCTCGGCGCCAACGAGGCGCCGCCGGCCATCATCTCGATGTTCCTCGGCGACATGCTCTCCGACATCCTGTCACAAGTCGAGCAGGGTGTGCCGAAGCGCACGCTCAAGGGCGGGATGATCGACCTGGGCGCCCGGTCGCTGCCGCAGCTGCCGCGGCACTCCGGCGACCGCAACCGCACCAGCCCGTTTGCCTTTACCGGCAACAAGTTCGAGTTCCGGGCCGTGGGGTCGAGCCAGAGCATCGCCTGGCCCAACACGGTGCTCAACACCATCGTGGCGGAGTCGCTCGACTACGTGGCGGGGGAACTCGAGAAGGCGGTGGGTGACAAGCCGACGGCCGCCAAGGTCGAGAGCGCGGCGATGGGCCTGCTCAAGAAGCTGCTCAAGGAGCACAAGCGGGTCATCTTCGACGGCGACAACTACACTCCGGAGTGGCATGCCGAAGCGGAGAAGCGCGGGCTCCCGATGCTCAAGGACTCCGTGGAGTCGTTCCAGGCGCTGTCGGCGAAGAAGAACTACGACATGTTCAAGAAGTACGGCGTGCTCACCAAGGCGGAACTCGACTCCCGCACCCACATCGCCATCGAGAAGTACATCAAGCAGATCACCATCGAGGCGGAGACCATGGTGTCGATGGCGCGGACCATGATCCTTCCCGCCGCCCTGGCGCATCAATCGCTGATGGCGGACGCCGTGGCCTCCACCGAGGCGGCCGGCGTCGAGGACGCCGACTCCCGGACGGCGCTGCAGACTTTCGTCGGTGCAGTGAGCCGGCTTCGGAAGGCGACCGTGGCCCTCGACAAGGTGGCGCAGGCCCACGCCGATTCGCCGATGAAGCACGCCCAGCAGATCAAGGCGAAGGTCATCCCGGCCATGGAGGAACTCCGGCTGGTGGCGGATGAACTCCAGCTGCACGTGGCGGACGAGTTCTGGCCGGTGCCGACCTACCGGGAGCTTCTTTTCCTGAAGTAG
- a CDS encoding PadR family transcriptional regulator → MTLLPGTLDLLVLRALAWEPTHGTGVGDWIRLVTGGVFSIEEGSLYPALGRLQRKGWITSDWGRSDANRRARYYQLTTSGRQELRRLAAEWNRYAEAMGTVLRHGAPRPWM, encoded by the coding sequence ATGACCCTGCTTCCTGGCACCCTCGACCTCCTCGTGCTCCGCGCCCTGGCGTGGGAGCCGACGCACGGCACCGGCGTGGGCGACTGGATCCGGCTGGTGACCGGCGGCGTGTTCAGTATCGAGGAGGGATCACTCTATCCCGCGCTGGGGCGGCTGCAACGGAAGGGGTGGATCACGTCGGACTGGGGACGGTCCGACGCGAATCGGCGGGCCCGCTACTACCAGCTCACGACCTCGGGCCGCCAGGAACTCCGGCGCCTTGCGGCGGAGTGGAATCGGTACGCGGAAGCGATGGGGACGGTGCTGCGGCACGGGGCGCCGAGGCCATGGATGTAA
- a CDS encoding DUF983 domain-containing protein: MTSPAPTGSTRFFRAIRRHCPHCGATPVFHHWLRMLPDCPTCGLRFDRGEPGYYLGAIWINLLLAEGLSMAVIFTVIARAWPTPPWDTLAWTAPLEALLSPFVLFPFSKTLFLAFDIGFRPLTPKDFIA, from the coding sequence ATGACATCGCCTGCGCCCACCGGCTCCACCCGGTTCTTCCGCGCCATCCGCCGGCACTGCCCCCACTGCGGAGCCACGCCGGTCTTCCATCACTGGCTGCGGATGCTGCCGGACTGCCCGACTTGCGGGCTCCGCTTCGACCGCGGCGAGCCGGGCTACTACCTCGGCGCCATCTGGATCAATCTCCTCCTCGCCGAGGGACTCTCGATGGCGGTGATCTTCACCGTCATCGCCCGCGCCTGGCCCACGCCGCCGTGGGACACGCTGGCGTGGACGGCGCCGCTCGAGGCGCTGCTGTCGCCGTTCGTGCTCTTTCCCTTCAGCAAGACGCTCTTCCTCGCCTTCGACATTGGCTTCCGCCCGCTGACTCCAAAGGATTTCATCGCGTAG
- a CDS encoding DcaP family trimeric outer membrane transporter: protein MRTSFLCLAALFAAAPLSAQAIKYESKDSVGGQPKQTAFVGLTIWFDGYLDFYGLQESPTFSPIEIPTDGSGRSGARLDADLRQTRFRLGGTTNDTPVGPITAYLEADFWGPDGTAVLRLRRAYVTARRLLIGQDWSTFSDLTVFPPVADFDGPPTGANVRVAMIQYRSPRNADHPWSTEISLENPSADIRYPTASIDSTTEPTFQRLPNLAVNVRVEKPWGHLQLSGLTLELRYRQDGVNQSEWGYGAALSGILNVGARDKLFLQGLAGRGISRYVTGIGNASADAIVYNGELSLLPVAGGYLAYEHFWTPSLYSTAVAGGILVQNNIDPAYNDLFRGTYGSVNLFLTPAPRLNLGAEVLYGWHKDAFGGKGDALRLYLVTSYTL from the coding sequence ATGCGAACCTCCTTCCTCTGCCTCGCCGCCCTCTTCGCCGCGGCGCCGCTCTCCGCCCAGGCCATCAAGTACGAGAGCAAGGACTCCGTCGGGGGACAACCGAAGCAGACGGCCTTTGTCGGTCTCACCATCTGGTTCGACGGGTACCTGGACTTCTACGGGCTGCAGGAGAGCCCGACGTTCAGTCCGATCGAGATCCCGACGGACGGATCTGGCCGGTCGGGAGCTCGCCTGGACGCCGATCTCCGGCAGACCAGGTTCAGACTGGGCGGCACCACCAACGACACACCCGTGGGGCCCATCACCGCCTACCTCGAGGCTGACTTCTGGGGCCCGGACGGGACAGCCGTCCTGCGACTCCGCCGGGCGTATGTGACGGCGAGGCGGCTGCTGATCGGACAGGACTGGAGCACGTTCAGCGATCTGACGGTGTTTCCCCCCGTGGCCGACTTCGATGGACCGCCGACCGGCGCCAACGTGCGCGTCGCGATGATCCAGTATCGCTCACCGCGCAATGCGGACCATCCCTGGAGCACCGAGATCTCACTCGAGAATCCGTCTGCAGACATTCGGTACCCGACCGCGTCGATAGACAGCACGACCGAGCCGACGTTTCAGCGACTCCCCAACCTTGCCGTCAACGTGCGCGTCGAGAAACCGTGGGGCCACCTGCAGTTGTCCGGCCTGACCCTGGAACTCCGTTACCGACAGGATGGCGTCAACCAATCCGAGTGGGGATACGGCGCGGCACTCTCCGGAATTCTCAATGTCGGAGCGCGGGACAAGCTCTTCCTGCAGGGGCTGGCGGGCCGGGGGATCAGCCGGTACGTGACAGGCATCGGGAATGCCAGCGCCGACGCGATCGTCTACAACGGTGAATTGAGTCTCTTGCCGGTCGCCGGCGGATACCTCGCGTACGAGCATTTCTGGACGCCGTCGCTGTACAGCACGGCCGTGGCGGGCGGGATCCTCGTGCAGAACAACATTGATCCGGCCTACAACGACCTCTTCCGGGGCACCTACGGATCGGTCAACCTCTTCCTCACCCCGGCCCCGCGCCTCAATCTTGGCGCTGAAGTGCTCTACGGCTGGCACAAAGATGCGTTCGGCGGCAAGGGAGACGCGCTCCGGCTCTACCTCGTCACTTCGTATACCCTCTAG
- a CDS encoding protein kinase: MTDTHDRLTAALAGRYRIIRELGQGGMATVYLAEDLKHHRQVAIKVLRPELAATLGPDRFAREIEVAARLQHPHILGLLDSGDAEGFFYYVMPYVEGETLRDRLARTGELPVPDAVRLLSEIAEALAVAHRAGVVHRDIKPENVMLSGRHAMVMDFGVAKAVTEASGSQQLTSAGVALGTPAYMAPEQATADPQMDARVDIYALGVLGYEMLTGHQPFPGLNPQQTLAAHVTQTPVPVGQQRAGLAPALEAAVMRCLAKRPADRFQTADELVAALEPLAMPSGGVTPTHTQPVKAVATGGTGKSVRTYAIAGAVVVAAVALFMWKPWAGSGGQPLDANVVAVLPFRVAGADQSVQYLRQGMVDLLQAKLTGQGGPRAADTRSVLAAVRDAGGSDTDDLPGDAVNRVARKIGAGRVLQGSIVGPPDHLVISASLVAVPSGRTVAQTTVDGPKDSLFVLVDRLTAQLLALGAGATSNQLSALTTTNLDALRAYLDGVTAYRRAAFDKSTPLLERAVQLDSTFALALSALIESDGWHPAAGDMNRVRQLAWQYRDRLNPQDQAFLTLRLGSMYPMQTPWQVQIADAEKAAQSMPESADAWYWLGDALFHGGRLADIPDPEARARQAFEKAFDLDSLYGGPITHLARLSFVTGDTAAQRLWTRRQIALDSTAESVPAARWDLLQSSRDAAGVKAFLAALPSQPINTPRAILFQNPRDSVTIANQPELLDVVHQLATNRAERNDMAFSRWFYLLNGGKPNEANRWLDTLRTINPGAARLQSVLGAIWYGGNEPDSAMVADNPGAYNALRLSQGDLSVAPAVLKEAREAAAKDTLQGFWYHWAPLVEAWVAVEEGRPDADRLLDVADSLWRGREGFSAVASLQLARLYEKQGRTDRALRAVRRRFSPNGEPEPPGLAEAYRLEGQYAAKLGDRADAIRAYRNYLRMRVDPEPSKIPQRDSVRAELAKVGDLEGAR; encoded by the coding sequence ATGACCGACACACACGACAGATTGACTGCCGCGCTGGCCGGACGCTATCGCATCATCCGGGAACTCGGCCAGGGCGGGATGGCCACCGTCTATCTCGCCGAGGACCTGAAGCACCATCGCCAGGTGGCCATCAAGGTCCTGCGCCCGGAGCTGGCGGCCACCCTCGGCCCCGACCGGTTTGCCCGGGAAATCGAAGTCGCGGCCCGCCTGCAGCACCCGCACATTCTCGGCCTCCTCGACTCCGGCGACGCCGAGGGCTTCTTCTACTATGTCATGCCCTACGTTGAGGGCGAGACGCTCCGGGATCGCCTCGCGCGGACCGGCGAGCTCCCGGTGCCCGACGCGGTGCGCCTCCTGAGCGAAATCGCGGAAGCGCTGGCGGTGGCACATCGCGCCGGCGTGGTCCACCGGGATATCAAGCCCGAAAACGTGATGCTCTCCGGCCGCCATGCCATGGTCATGGACTTCGGCGTGGCCAAGGCCGTCACCGAGGCCTCCGGGAGCCAGCAGCTCACCAGCGCGGGCGTGGCACTCGGCACCCCCGCCTACATGGCCCCGGAGCAGGCAACCGCCGACCCCCAGATGGATGCACGGGTGGACATCTATGCCCTCGGCGTGCTGGGCTACGAGATGCTCACGGGGCACCAGCCCTTTCCCGGACTTAATCCGCAGCAAACGCTGGCCGCGCATGTGACCCAGACGCCGGTGCCGGTGGGGCAGCAGCGCGCCGGACTGGCACCCGCGCTCGAAGCCGCCGTGATGCGCTGCCTGGCCAAGCGGCCCGCTGACCGATTCCAGACCGCCGACGAACTGGTGGCCGCGCTCGAGCCGTTGGCGATGCCGAGTGGCGGCGTCACCCCGACCCACACCCAGCCGGTGAAGGCAGTCGCCACGGGTGGAACCGGCAAGTCAGTGCGGACCTACGCCATTGCCGGGGCGGTGGTGGTGGCCGCGGTGGCGCTATTCATGTGGAAGCCGTGGGCGGGATCGGGCGGCCAGCCGCTCGACGCCAATGTCGTGGCAGTTCTGCCCTTCCGGGTGGCGGGCGCCGACCAGAGCGTGCAATACCTCCGCCAGGGGATGGTGGACCTGCTGCAGGCGAAGCTGACTGGTCAAGGCGGCCCTCGAGCCGCCGATACCCGCTCGGTGCTGGCGGCGGTGCGCGACGCCGGCGGCAGCGACACCGACGACCTCCCCGGCGATGCGGTGAACCGCGTCGCCCGGAAGATTGGCGCGGGGCGCGTGCTCCAAGGGAGCATCGTCGGGCCGCCGGATCATCTGGTCATCAGCGCCTCGCTGGTGGCGGTACCAAGCGGCCGCACCGTGGCCCAAACGACCGTGGACGGGCCGAAGGACAGTCTCTTCGTGCTGGTGGACCGGCTCACCGCCCAGCTCCTGGCGCTCGGCGCCGGCGCCACGTCGAATCAGCTGAGCGCCCTCACCACCACCAACCTCGACGCCCTCCGCGCCTACCTCGACGGAGTGACCGCCTACCGCCGTGCCGCCTTCGACAAGTCCACGCCGCTGCTGGAGCGCGCCGTCCAGCTGGATTCGACCTTCGCCCTCGCGCTTTCCGCCCTGATCGAGTCCGATGGGTGGCATCCCGCCGCCGGCGACATGAACCGGGTCCGGCAGCTCGCCTGGCAGTACCGCGACCGGCTGAATCCGCAGGACCAGGCCTTCCTGACCCTCCGGCTTGGCTCGATGTATCCGATGCAAACGCCCTGGCAGGTCCAGATCGCCGACGCCGAAAAGGCGGCGCAATCGATGCCGGAGAGCGCCGACGCCTGGTATTGGCTGGGCGACGCGCTCTTTCACGGCGGACGACTGGCCGACATTCCGGATCCCGAGGCCCGTGCACGGCAGGCGTTCGAGAAAGCGTTTGACCTTGATTCCCTCTACGGCGGCCCGATCACCCACCTGGCGCGGCTCAGCTTTGTCACCGGCGACACAGCGGCGCAACGGCTCTGGACGCGCCGGCAGATTGCGCTCGATTCGACGGCCGAAAGCGTCCCGGCCGCCCGGTGGGACCTGCTGCAGTCGTCCAGGGATGCGGCAGGCGTCAAGGCGTTCCTGGCCGCCCTCCCGTCCCAGCCCATCAACACCCCCCGCGCGATCCTGTTCCAGAACCCCAGGGACAGCGTCACGATTGCCAACCAGCCCGAGCTGCTCGACGTCGTCCACCAGCTGGCCACCAACCGCGCCGAGCGCAATGACATGGCGTTCAGCCGGTGGTTCTACCTGCTCAACGGAGGCAAGCCGAACGAGGCGAACCGCTGGCTGGACACCCTGCGCACCATCAATCCGGGCGCCGCGCGCCTGCAGTCGGTGCTGGGCGCGATCTGGTACGGCGGGAACGAGCCTGACAGCGCGATGGTGGCGGACAATCCGGGCGCGTACAACGCGCTTCGCCTCTCGCAGGGCGACCTCTCGGTGGCCCCGGCGGTGCTGAAAGAGGCCAGGGAGGCGGCGGCCAAGGACACCCTGCAGGGGTTCTGGTACCACTGGGCGCCTCTCGTGGAAGCATGGGTAGCCGTCGAGGAGGGCAGGCCCGACGCCGACCGCCTCCTGGACGTCGCCGACTCCCTCTGGCGGGGTCGGGAGGGCTTCAGCGCGGTCGCCTCACTCCAGCTGGCCCGACTGTACGAGAAGCAAGGCCGGACCGACCGGGCGCTCCGGGCGGTGCGGCGGCGGTTCAGTCCCAACGGCGAACCGGAGCCGCCTGGCCTTGCCGAGGCGTACCGGCTCGAGGGGCAATACGCCGCCAAGCTTGGCGACCGCGCCGACGCCATCCGCGCCTACCGCAACTACCTCAGGATGCGAGTGGACCCGGAACCGTCGAAGATTCCACAGCGCGACAGCGTGCGTGCCGAGCTGGCGAAGGTCGGGGACCTGGAGGGGGCGCGGTAG
- a CDS encoding serine/threonine-protein kinase: MTDTLARLTAALADKYRIEREIGAGGMATVYLAEDLRHGRQVALKVLRPELAATLGNERFFREIQVAARLQHPHILPLHDSGEAGGFLYFVMPYVDGESLRERLARVGELPVHDAVKILVEVVDALAYAHSQGVVHRDIKPDNVMISGRHALVTDFGVAKAVSEATGRQQLTTAGVALGTPSYMAPEQAAADPNLDHRVDIYAVGAMAYELLTGRPPFTGMTSQQILAAHVTQIPDPVSRHRPSCPPSLEAVIMRCLAKRAADRWQTAEELLNNLEPLATPSGG; encoded by the coding sequence TTGACCGACACCCTCGCGCGCCTCACCGCCGCCCTCGCCGACAAGTACCGCATCGAGCGGGAAATCGGCGCGGGGGGGATGGCCACGGTGTACCTCGCCGAGGATTTGCGGCACGGCCGCCAGGTGGCGCTCAAGGTGCTGCGCCCGGAGCTGGCCGCCACCCTCGGCAACGAGCGCTTCTTCCGCGAAATCCAGGTCGCCGCCCGCCTGCAACACCCCCACATCCTTCCCCTTCATGATTCCGGCGAGGCCGGTGGCTTCCTCTACTTCGTCATGCCGTACGTGGACGGTGAGTCACTCCGTGAGCGACTGGCCCGCGTAGGCGAGCTGCCGGTGCACGACGCCGTCAAGATCCTCGTCGAGGTGGTGGACGCGCTGGCCTACGCCCACAGCCAGGGGGTGGTGCACCGCGACATCAAGCCCGACAACGTCATGATTTCCGGCCGGCACGCGCTGGTCACCGACTTCGGCGTGGCCAAGGCGGTGAGCGAGGCCACCGGCCGCCAGCAGCTCACCACCGCCGGCGTCGCGCTCGGCACGCCGAGCTACATGGCACCGGAGCAGGCCGCCGCCGATCCCAACCTCGACCACCGGGTGGACATCTACGCCGTCGGCGCCATGGCGTACGAACTGCTGACCGGCCGGCCGCCCTTCACCGGCATGACCTCACAGCAGATCTTGGCGGCGCACGTCACCCAGATCCCCGATCCCGTCTCCAGGCACCGGCCCAGCTGCCCGCCGTCGCTCGAGGCGGTCATCATGCGCTGCCTCGCCAAGCGGGCGGCCGACCGGTGGCAGACCGCCGAGGAACTGCTCAACAACCTCGAACCGCTAGCCACGCCGAGCGGGGGATGA